Proteins co-encoded in one Methanothermobacter sp. genomic window:
- a CDS encoding HAD-IC family P-type ATPase: protein MKKAIVFDNSGTLTERYRAIKKIKTGKICDFISSLDLVEYKKNRALVVLQTDPASCIINARPNQTIYNFIIRNNIDLGISYSNIDITKDEILNILKDDNSKVKDIQDTIRAVLERGYDIEICSGSGFILNIEKGIVEFTITAGGKLFPEVLDVVSELKKRGIDIYVASGDRKGALEKLANTINIPTSNVFATVDAKGKALVIKKLKKEYNKVMMVGDGLNDILALKEADIGVLTLQQDNKVHDKLLKVADIIIYNIKEILDIKF from the coding sequence ATGAAGAAAGCTATTGTATTTGATAATTCAGGAACTCTTACTGAAAGGTATAGGGCGATCAAAAAAATTAAAACAGGTAAGATCTGTGATTTTATCAGTTCACTAGATCTGGTCGAGTATAAAAAAAACAGGGCCCTTGTAGTTCTCCAGACAGATCCTGCATCTTGTATAATTAACGCTAGGCCGAACCAGACCATATATAATTTCATAATACGAAATAATATAGATTTGGGTATAAGTTACTCCAATATTGATATAACCAAGGATGAAATCTTAAATATACTAAAGGATGATAATAGTAAAGTCAAAGATATACAGGATACCATAAGGGCTGTTTTAGAGAGGGGATATGATATTGAGATATGTAGTGGTTCAGGGTTCATACTCAATATAGAAAAAGGAATAGTTGAGTTCACCATAACAGCTGGTGGTAAATTATTCCCAGAAGTTTTAGATGTCGTATCAGAGCTTAAAAAGAGGGGTATAGATATTTATGTTGCCTCTGGTGACAGGAAAGGGGCTTTAGAGAAGCTCGCGAACACGATTAATATACCAACTTCAAATGTTTTTGCTACAGTAGATGCAAAAGGGAAAGCTCTTGTCATAAAAAAGCTCAAAAAAGAATATAACAAGGTTATGATGGTTGGTGATGGTCTTAATGACATCCTAGCACTTAAAGAGGCAGATATTGGTGTTCTAACTTTACAACAGGATAATAAGGTTCATGATAAGCTTTTAAAAGTTGCTGATATCATCATATATAATATAAAGGAGATCTTAGACATAAAATTTTAG
- a CDS encoding PadR family transcriptional regulator — translation MKDYNNHIIKSFMRGFGKTMILLMINKERIHGYEIMKKLHKFYSIKGMTHKIKPPGPSIIYPILHDLEERGLIEGEWESKGGKRVKYYKITPQGEKTVQKIKHIMKDHIMKIWEEFWEEIPSKRQKGVKK, via the coding sequence ATGAAAGATTACAACAATCACATAATAAAAAGTTTCATGCGAGGATTCGGGAAGACAATGATCCTACTAATGATAAATAAAGAAAGAATCCACGGATACGAAATAATGAAAAAACTCCACAAATTTTATTCAATAAAAGGCATGACACACAAGATAAAACCGCCAGGTCCAAGTATAATCTATCCAATACTCCACGATCTCGAAGAAAGAGGACTTATAGAAGGAGAATGGGAATCAAAAGGCGGAAAAAGGGTTAAATATTACAAGATAACACCTCAAGGTGAAAAAACAGTCCAAAAGATCAAACATATAATGAAAGATCACATCATGAAGATCTGGGAGGAATTCTGGGAAGAAATACCTTCAAAAAGGCAAAAAGGAGTGAAAAAATGA
- a CDS encoding ATP-binding cassette domain-containing protein: MKYAIETFNLTKKYGDFTAVDSLNMKIENKTIFGFLGPNGAGKTTTIKMLTCLIPPTSGTAKVAGYDIIKEPDDVRQKIGMVPQLVSLYKDLTVRENIELCADFYGMPPELKEERINELMEMVDIKYAENKLVRHLSGGQQQKVSLVASLIHQPEILFLDEPTIGLDPTTKRVLWDLIGELNNEGHTIILCSHDMYEVELLCDHVGIINQGVLAAFDTPQALKDAVIKEKESKVAKILKKIKEESEEGEIVEREGREISVFIINLTDKIIEEIKKLPIVIAIKKHHRNRITIKIDERSENGVNTVIKTILDNDGIIKSISTKDPSLEDVFIKVTSEKVK, encoded by the coding sequence ATGAAATATGCCATAGAAACATTCAATTTAACTAAAAAATATGGAGACTTCACCGCAGTCGATAGCTTAAATATGAAAATAGAAAACAAGACAATATTTGGATTCCTAGGCCCTAACGGAGCCGGTAAAACAACCACAATAAAAATGCTCACATGTCTCATACCACCCACAAGTGGCACGGCCAAAGTCGCAGGATATGACATAATAAAAGAACCAGACGATGTAAGACAAAAAATAGGAATGGTACCACAACTCGTAAGCTTGTACAAGGATCTTACAGTAAGAGAAAACATAGAATTATGCGCTGATTTTTATGGTATGCCACCGGAATTGAAAGAAGAAAGAATCAACGAACTCATGGAAATGGTCGACATAAAATACGCAGAAAACAAACTCGTAAGACACCTATCAGGCGGACAACAACAAAAAGTTTCCCTCGTAGCCAGCCTAATACACCAACCAGAAATTTTATTCTTGGACGAGCCAACCATCGGCCTAGACCCAACAACCAAAAGAGTACTATGGGATCTCATAGGTGAATTAAACAATGAAGGACACACTATAATACTCTGCTCACACGACATGTACGAAGTCGAACTACTCTGTGACCACGTAGGCATAATAAACCAGGGAGTACTAGCAGCCTTTGACACTCCACAAGCACTCAAAGATGCTGTGATCAAAGAAAAAGAATCAAAAGTAGCCAAAATATTAAAAAAGATAAAAGAAGAAAGTGAAGAGGGCGAAATTGTTGAAAGAGAAGGTAGAGAAATAAGCGTATTCATAATTAACCTTACAGATAAAATTATTGAAGAAATAAAGAAACTACCAATAGTCATAGCAATCAAAAAGCATCATCGCAATCGTATAACGATAAAGATAGATGAAAGGTCAGAAAATGGCGTTAATACTGTCATAAAAACCATCCTAGACAATGATGGGATTATAAAATCCATTTCAACAAAAGATCCGAGTTTAGAGGATGTTTTCATAAAAGTAACATCCGAGAAGGTGAAATAA
- a CDS encoding LysE family transporter: MAPGPLLTVTISDSLKKGSKAGPLLVLGHVIGEVLLILLILGGLSWLITSSLASAWVGLIGGAVMIFLGLNMMRDTTPIMESGDFKDFGLVSKGFMTSVSNPYFFIWWGTVGAALMFKGMELAKLTGLAAFLIGHWSSDFAWYGIVSFFSARGKLILKSSYKFIILACGVFLIIVGSYFIFTFFNSLVA, encoded by the coding sequence ATGGCCCCAGGTCCTCTTTTAACAGTGACGATTTCAGATTCACTTAAAAAAGGATCTAAGGCGGGCCCATTGTTAGTATTAGGCCATGTTATAGGAGAAGTTTTGCTTATTCTACTCATACTGGGGGGGTTGAGTTGGTTGATAACTTCTTCTTTGGCATCTGCCTGGGTGGGTTTGATAGGTGGGGCTGTTATGATATTCTTGGGTTTGAATATGATGCGGGATACAACTCCTATAATGGAATCTGGAGATTTTAAGGATTTTGGCTTGGTGTCTAAAGGTTTTATGACTAGTGTTTCAAATCCGTACTTTTTTATATGGTGGGGTACTGTAGGCGCTGCATTGATGTTTAAGGGCATGGAATTGGCGAAATTGACAGGATTGGCAGCTTTTCTCATCGGGCATTGGTCTTCAGATTTTGCATGGTATGGTATTGTCTCATTCTTTTCTGCTAGGGGTAAACTAATATTAAAAAGTAGTTACAAGTTTATAATATTAGCTTGTGGCGTTTTCCTCATTATAGTTGGATCATATTTTATTTTCACATTTTTTAATAGTCTAGTAGCATAA
- a CDS encoding sugar phosphate isomerase/epimerase family protein yields MKLGFSTLALFMKTVEEMLEIASKDGFQLIEVLCEGPYWPRRLLEDRLFIESLESYDVELFLHAPTIDLNPASINQGIREETKKQTIETIELAYNIGATTITTHPGLIHRKEERIRNMALEFAKETLRDCSIYAEDLGVKLSIENMPGRYSYLCNNPREHEEFIKACECSATVDIGHANTTGDLENFFKIEDIAYYHINDNNGKKDEHLPVGEGSLNLKLLKHVKKGIIEVNDYKNVLKSKSRIKKLIKRL; encoded by the coding sequence ATGAAACTTGGCTTTTCTACACTGGCATTATTCATGAAAACAGTTGAGGAAATGCTGGAAATAGCATCAAAAGATGGTTTCCAACTCATCGAAGTACTCTGCGAAGGTCCGTATTGGCCAAGAAGATTACTGGAAGATAGATTATTCATAGAATCTTTAGAATCCTATGATGTTGAATTATTCCTACATGCACCTACAATTGACCTTAACCCTGCCAGCATAAACCAAGGCATCAGAGAGGAAACCAAAAAACAGACAATTGAAACGATAGAATTAGCCTATAATATTGGTGCAACCACCATAACAACACACCCAGGACTCATACATAGAAAAGAAGAGAGAATAAGAAACATGGCACTTGAATTTGCGAAAGAAACACTCAGGGATTGTTCCATTTATGCAGAAGATCTTGGAGTTAAGCTTTCCATCGAAAACATGCCAGGCCGCTATTCCTACCTTTGCAACAATCCCCGTGAACATGAAGAATTCATCAAAGCTTGTGAGTGCTCTGCCACAGTGGACATAGGACATGCCAATACAACCGGTGACCTTGAAAATTTCTTCAAAATTGAAGATATAGCATATTATCATATAAACGATAATAATGGTAAAAAAGATGAACATTTACCAGTTGGTGAAGGCAGCCTTAATTTAAAACTACTCAAACATGTCAAAAAAGGTATAATAGAAGTTAACGATTATAAAAATGTCCTAAAAAGCAAATCAAGGATCAAAAAATTAATAAAAAGATTATAG